AAGTTGGTAAATGCGTGCGATAGCTGATTTGTAGATCGTGATTTAGAGTCTCACGAGggtttatttatctattttttttttctctcttagtACTGAAACTGCAAATTTCACTAAATCAggtaaattaaagatttttggTTCCATTATTGTTGTATATAGTCCATCACCAATATCATGTTGTATTTTCCCTCCTTAATAGAACAGTAAAATTCAACTTACTGTGGATTTGTAGGGAAGTCTGACAGTCACAATCATCTTCAGAAAGTTTGTTTCCTGAAAAGATACAAATCGCTTTACTTTAGTGCTGAATTTCCATTATCTGAGTTAAAGCACATGACTATAGCGTGGAACTTGcagaaaaatatattgataGGAAATTATTGTACTTCTGAGAACTGTTTTACTAAAGGTCTTACAACTTAGGATTAGTCATTTTATTTGGTCAAAAATGTTTGCAAAAGAAAATGGACTGTTAAAAGCATCGAAATTATTGAATTACATTTCTAATTTATATAGTGACAATGATAACGAAGTAAATTTCTCcaaacaaaactgataaaatcatagattttgatattcattgtcttgaaaatttcatttcCATTCAGGTATGAAAAACATTTCAGAATTACTCCAGAAGAGAACAGAACCTTTAATATCGCGTCCATACGACCAAAAGTCAATACCCTAACCATTGTTGTTGTTCGAGACATCGTATGTTAGCCAAAGGATTCTTGTGTATTTTTCCAAATATTGCAAACAAGGATTCTGAGTCTATTCTCTATCGTCTAATTCAAATCAACGAAATCTCGAAGTAGAAACGCACATTTTACCCATTTTGATTGTGTGTAGCAAAGACTGAgaaaaatttcagctcctctggcccagtggttcttgagaagatttttaaatgtccccaccttatttttgcatttttgtgattatttcccctttgaacaaacttgaaagcccttcacccaagtatggtttgtgccaagtttgattgaaattggctcagtggttctggagaagatgaaaatgtgaaaagtttacgccgacaccgacagacaacggacttttgatcagaaaagctgacTTTTGAGCCTTatgctcaggtgaactaaaaaaaaaaaataataataataaatccccttcacccaaggatgctttgtgccaagtttggtcgAAGtcggtccagtggttctggagaagaagatgaaaatgtgaaaagtttacaacgacagACAACTGACATTTCGATTggaaaaaagctcacttgaccaaaacaaaaaacaaaaaaccaccaggtggaaaattatttatttttttaaacggAACGTATACATTaggatttttaaataaattcttatCTTATGCGTTCCCTTTCTTtgtgtaaatgaaaggtgaatataacgaacagtgatcaatctcataagtgctataagcaatacaaaatagagagttgggcaaacacggaccctggatataccagaggtgggatcagatgcctaggaggagtaagcatgtataaatatgaatcgatgtaaatattttcttcatttcgaaactttaaaaaagtacagcTTTCAATAAAATTGCAACAGAGCTTAGTATTTGAGTCTCAGACCTTTAGTAAAATGGGTCCCTGTACTTTGTGACTCATTTATTaacacatattttaaaaatatataaagaattctACATTATTTTACTTGTATAGGCAATGCAATGTGGGTTGTGGTGTTCTAACATCTGGTAGCTATACCTCACaacacatccccccccccctaattgaAAAAAGGTAAGTTACCAATGCGTTTCACTGGGTTGCCAATAGACCTCTTGTTCCACCAGGCTGAAGGGGAAAGTATATAAGTGTTATATCTCAATCTGTTAGAAGTATTTTATATACCTATAACAAAATTCTGTTCGTGTTCGGAGTTAAGGTAGAGAATAAACGTCATCATGTCGACGATTTGAAAACCTTATACtagtatagataagataagatatgtttattccaattttgggcccaacgggcataacagtaagacagtttataaagaaggaaattcaaaaacgaaagaaagtttacaacattaactacaggttacatagactgcaaactgcatgtggatgcagcatgttggggaaacaagtacatacatatatgaattgctaatcaggtatatatacaagtaaatggacagtatcagtattataccaatatatgaataataaactataatgatttttgcagttttaaagcatcacttctttttctgaaagtttgcactaaatattcactcaatttgacaattactggtttgtcttcattaatcatcaaccaagtaaatttctcttcaacatagaatggacaatcagtaaggaaatgaaattcatcttcaacacaattaaggttacataattcacatattcttttgtttctttctaaagaaatcttctggccagaattggtttttgtaaattcatttcATGCGCACTgcatagaaatgtaaatattatcacGGAAAGAAAATTGCTTAtacttttaaaagaacatatatATGATTTCATGCGACTGTAAAATTATTAAACGAAAACTTGGTACTTACATTTGCCCTCTAGAAGTGATAGTGGATAAACGTTTTCTTCAGTAGAAGTTCTCGATTCAGTTAAACCTTGGAAAGTGCCAGTTGAAATTGAATTGTGATGATGGAAGATAATTTGTTTGATTAGATACTCAAAATTGCGTACTCTATATTGAAGTAGTAATAGTATACTCATACCTACGACGCATGATGACATTAGAATGATTACAAATGCAAGTTGTTGATACCTCCTTTGATATTCCATAACGTCCTGTAAACGATATATGATGCTGCATAAAGAGTATGGCACAAAAGACAAATCTAATTAAGATCAGACCCTATAACctatgtgtagcgatagtagagcggagcataggatctaattttaattagattggcacAGAAGAATACACAAAATGATATACTTTAAAAGAATATAAGGACACAATTCACGTAGACAAGACGTGCTTGTAAAACACTATGCTTTCGATAGTAATCAGTGAcaagtttgacctttgacctaccaGTATGACCATCACCTAGACCTGAGGTCATTGCATTTCCATTGCGGTGGACTAGTGGTTCCAAAGGGCTCGCAACCGGCAGACTAGTAGCCGCTTCAAACCTACGACGTTTGCAcgtaacataggtagtgactgttccttgaCAAAGTGCCTGGTATtaacacaggtgcttgtggacaggacaaatctcgcatagaaaccgtttttaaaaatggcatatcaccgatcataatatatgaacatatatgatcggtgatatgacatttttaaaaacgggttctatgcgagatttttgtattccattgaaatagataaactctgaagttacatattttatcaaaaatacgtccgacaTACCCAAGgcattgaacatttaaaaataaaagaaggggggtaccggaagtcctgtccacaagcacctgtgggtATTAAGAGCGAAAATCACGCGGTTTTCTCCCCGATATTTAGgaaataactttcatttttgaaaatacatgcggGCATGAAATACGACGCTTCACTCCAGAATACTTCATGAagtccgttttgggcccgaattCTTTGATAccatattttctatatttatggctTCACAGAGTTTGGGcgcaaaacgggcttagcccctgtggttgaAACTATGGTGGCGTGAAGCGATGAAGTTCATACCCTCATCTCTtttctaaaaatgaaatttatttttatatctacattctactttcatttcatcGGAATTCCCAACCGTTAAAATAGTCTTACTATATTTaacaagattcatacgcacattgttcacattcatgaggaaatggctatcattataaTTACTATCACTACAGTAAAGATACTGAAGAAaaagcattggaaatgtaaatattaccttATAAACAAAGGTCCCTAGTCACAGTAAGCGTTGGCGCGACAAAGAATTATCCTCAAGCATATCGGTAGGTCAAAGTTTGCAGCACTTTTGTTTACAGCTGGTAGCGTCTTTATattggtgaaaaattctcaaatggaaAACATTGCGTCATTGTCTTATGTATTTCAAACGTTAAGGACAGACACACGGACCAAATATAGATGTGACTCGAATCTTTTAAAAGAATCGAACTTATTTTTTGAGTAGAAAAATACCTGTGGATTGTAGTCCCCGCTTCCAGCTATTGCACGAATATGTCATCCTCCTCTATTTATATACAAACAGTTGATCAATAGCATTATCATGGTGACATGGATATTAATATTCACTCCACCGTCATTCTGAATAATTGGTAAATAAAATACCCACCGTGGTGAAAGAACAAATTGTGCatgaaatgattaaatgtgttttacagaTTGTTAAAGAAAGGTTTTTATCCTCCTCTTCCTcttttttaatgtaattttgaACAATAGAGATGGTAATGAAATCTTCAGTTACACTTTcgcaatataaaacaaataatttcaactttatttatatatatacacatacaaagCTGAGCTTGCTATACCCACACTTATAAAGAAAGTCCAGTGTTGTTAGCCcggtccgtctgtccgtcttcTTTCTCAAGCACCcccttatatttacattttaagcaAAAGCCAATTCAGCTTTTGGAATACCAATGGTGGTGTCTAGTAAataggtttcggaattttcatttttatcctGGGGGCCAATTAGGGattgaaaaatgtttttcttaaaaaacctggttcccagaactcatTTTACGCAAATATATATCGACCAAAAACCACTTCAGCAAAAAAgaacaaacacacaaacaaaaaataaaaataaaaaaaacaaaaaacacgcACGCACATTGCCCTCTCccgaaattaataaaatacacacaaaacacatacaCTTATTGACATTATGACATAACTCTTAACTTTGTCCTGCTTTGTAGAGATATTATAAATGTTAAAACTTCAAGCTGATATTCATTCTAAAGAGGAGACGTCAACCCAACAATGAAAACAGACAGACTGGCAGGCGTATTACGAAAAGCGTATGCTCTCTGTATAAATGATCTTAACAGTGACGTAGACGATAAAATGGGTTCAAACTAATGGACGGGGATACGGTCTAAACAGTCACCAAAATGACATCGGATTCGTTGAACGTGTGATAATCCTGGCGACTCGTGAACAACGTTTCTAACGTTATTTGATGTGGTATGGGGGATTACTTTAATTTCATCAATAACAAGATAAGTTTGCGAAACACCGATGCCCTCATGTGGCAGCAAAGTAATTATGATACCaaaaaagtcttgtcacaaggaatgcaaatgtgaaaatgaaagccatatcactaaccattcaaaagttatggcatAGTTTAatgttttccaaaaaaaaagaaggtaaAACAGGAGGTAAAGGAATTTGTTAcataaaggtcttgtcaaaaggaatacacatatgaaatatgaaagccgtATTACTAACTATTCAAACGTTATTGCCAatattaaagggtttttttcaaaaatagattAAACTTTAAGGtgaaggtcacatggtcaaatcactttggtaccaaaagaaaggaatacacaagtgaaatatgaaatcccAATCCCCATTCATTTAAAGGTTATGGGGTAGGTTAATTTTTTTCGgacaaacagaaaaacatataaacatactaactgacaaacagacagaccagGAACTATATATGACTCTGAATCTCCGATtacgggggcataaaaactcaCAAGTTGTGCCACCAACTCTGGTGAGTTAAGATAACTAAGaacatgtacaataattatttctttaatttacaatattcaacaaacataaaTTTAACACATATAAATACAATTGAAATTATAACTTCTAACTAATGGATTTACAGGTAGTGTATATATAGTTCTTCTGGACAATAGGAAGAAAACTTGAAGCAAGACTTTGGTCAATGTCATCGGATCATCTGGTTCAAATCGAGTGATGACGATGATAGTTTCCGGTGGTGTTCGCGATTTCCCGGAAAACATTCCCAGATACACATAATTTCATCTACTCCGGCGGAAGCTGAAAACAATTTCACAATGCCTCGTAATTGTTATTGCTGGGcaataaaattcacttttaCGATAAAATAATCCCTAACGAAGAAAACTaggagaaaaaaatattactcGACACAATGAAGGAAAACAGGAAACGCATATTATCTTTCAATAAACTACTATTATGCATACTAGTAACTATTTTCTATGGAAACATACTAACGTCATTACATCATGTGCTTTGTGAGTTGTACTAATTCCATGTTGTCAAACAAGAATGAATCGCATCAGCACTACCACTTTAGAACATGTACAAGGCATCttgactttttattttttttttttacctgaaaTCCACAATGGATAGGCACAATGGGCCTAAGAAGGTACTACACGACATATGTGAATCATACGTGTGTAGCACCTGAGCATGGTTGAATTACGATAAATATGATTACCAATTGTGGTGCCATCAGGACTGAGTGCCATGTGAAGAGGCCGTGCTAGATGCTGTTGCAGTCTTGCCAGGGGTTCAAACTGAAACCTTGACATCTTCCACAAAACAATGTCATTATTCTCTGGGGTTACTGATCCATGGGTGGAAGCAAGTTCTTGGTACTCTACTGACCATAGTAACCCACATATCTAAATCACGCCAAGGTATAGGGAAATAGCTTTTATTGAACACAGAAACAAATATGCACATATATagtgtatacatacatgtacaccataacaGAGCATGCATATCACTAAACGTATCATtgtttatacattatcattttttaaacacACCTGAGACTTGGTTGAGGTTTCGCTAATCAATTCTCCTGTATGAATCTGCCACAGTTTAATATAACCGTCTTGTGCTCCGCCCCCGGTTGCTATAACGCTGGATCGCCATGGACACCATGCCAGcgcctacatgtatttcttataaaaataaCATTGTCTAATATACATTTAGTGACTAATGATAACTCAGTAAATTGTGTACTGCGATTACTACGCAAAAAATGAAGAAACGAACCTTAGCACATGCGCTATGGGCTTTGATCGTTCTGAAACACTTATGCGTTCGTAAATCCCATAACCTGACAATTCCGCTGTTACTACCCGTCACCATGTCATGGGAATTATCAGACAGCGCCATTCCACAGACATTTTGTCCATGTCCAACCAGTCGACCAGCCATGGTGGGACATCTGACGTCGTATTGGAAAACCCCTCCTTTGCGATCTCCACTGAAAGAATAATGAATTACATCATAgaaattaaatcattttattggTAGTGAAATTTTTTGATGTCATGAACTATACTTATATGCTAGAGAGACTGGTGTTTCTCTGCTATTTGCATAATTATACTTGCGTGTATATTTCGTTGTTCCTCCACTTCACTACGCTAACCGTGGTCTTTCCATCTCCATTTACACTCCGAACAGTTTTCTCCGTTTCTGGATCGAAAACCTACCAATGAAATTGCATTATGTCTTACTAACTTACTTACAGATGGGTTCGAGCACCGGGTTTTTGAGATCCAACGTTTTTGCTAAATAGCTACGGGTTATTTTCAGTGTAAAATCTTATGTTACCCGGCTGTTTTAACGATCTTGATATTTCGTGTACTGAGACAACTAGCTAGTATATTATCGTTAACAAAGAGGTCCACAGACCTTATCCGGGTCATTTGAGTGAGCTaaaagaagatgggtgacttTATCGAGCCGAGAACCCACAGAGggacaaatatcaaagttaaaattgaaactctccagaaaaagaaaaatttgcattctagttaaaacaatcaatccataGTTTCCAAAAATGCTTTTTCGATATGCCCATTTTaaaggaacattgaaaaaatcctACTTAAAATCACCTACACACGAAAAACCAGTGGCGTAGCCTGAGTTAATTAATGTGTAGCCTATTGTATGgcgaggggtctgggggccgctcaAGGCCCCCAGCGGGTCCAGGGCAGGACCCTGGTAGGGGGTCCGGGGGAGACTAATTTACCGCAGATACTGCAGACACTTATTTTTCACCTATGTTTGTAGCATTTAatagttttttgggtttttttatgtgTACGCCCGGGCGTTTTGACGTAAACGTAGCTACGCGCCTGAAAACGCACAAAACAGTACATTTGACTTTTCCAAGCAGATTTTCATATGGAGTGGGTCAAGTCTCCATTGTGAACTAAGTTAaatatgttagtacatgtacatgttcaggtgtaatatgttttgtaaatcccccactgcattgcatgAGCAAGCCATGTGAAAgtacaggaactgacttttgaagcggtgattgtattcatacgcaagaaaagactgatcacgtgaccaacttcatgttacacgaaattgaatgtcaatttcattagtactgtcatattaggaagtgcattggcaaatgtaaatatataagcGTACAAATGGGTATTTAAGCGTGTACCGTAAAGTGGTATAATACAATGCACAACATcgagatatgtacatgtattgatgcaaatattcagcaaaataacctcagagaaataattttttttatacacaatCAATAATCGCCATTATCAGTAAAAACTATCTCTATAAAGGGCATGGAGCATGGTCAAAAATGTATAATATGACTGGTATCTAACCTTTAAATGTATAATGTGACTGGTATCTAACGtttaaatgtataatatgaCTGGTATCTAACCTTTAAATGTATGATATGACTGGTATCTAACCTTTAAATGTATGATATGACTGGTATCTAACCTTTAAATGTATGATATGACTGGTATCTAACCTTTAAATGTATGATATGACTGGTATCTAACCTTTAAATGTATGATATGACTGGTATCTAACctttaaatgtataatatgaCTGGTATCTAACctttaaatgtataatatgaCTGGTATCTAACctttaaatgtataatatgaCTGGTATCTAACctttaaatgtataatatgaCTGGTATCTAACctttaaatgtataatatgaatGGTATCTAACctttaaatgtataatatgaatGGTATCTAAACTTTAAATGTGTGATATGACTGGTATCTAACctttaaatgtataatatgaCTGGTATCTAACctttaaatgtataatatgaCTGGTATCTAACctttaaatgtataatatgaCTGGTATCTAACctttaaatgtataatatgaCTGGTATCTAACctttaaatgtataatatgaCTGGTATCTAACctttaaatgtataatatgaCTGGTATCTAAACTTTAAATGTGTGATATGACTGGTATCTAACctttaaatgtataatatgaCTGGTATCTAACctttaaatgtataatatgaCTGGTATCTAACCTTTAAATGTATGATATGACTGGTATCTAACCTTTAAATGCATGATATGACTGGTATCTAACCTTTAAATGCATGATATGACTGGTATCTAACCTTTAAATGTATGATATGACTGGTATCTAACCTTTAAATGTATGATATGACTGGTATCTAACCTTTAAATGTATGATATGACTGGTATCTAACctttaaatgtataatatgaCTGGTATCTAACctttaaatgtataatatgaCTGGTATCTAACctttaaatgtataatatgaCTGGTATCTAACctttaaatgtataatatgaCTGGTATCTAACCTTTAAATGTGTGATATGACTGGTATCTAACctttaaatgtataatatgaCTGGTATCTAACctttaaatgtataatatgaCTGGTATCTAACctttaaatgtataatatgaCTGGTATCTAACctttaaatgtataatatgaCTGGTATCTAACctttaaatgtataatatgaCTGGTATCTAACctttaaatgtataatatgaCTGGTATCTAACctttaaatgtataatatgaCTGGTATCTAACctttaaatgtataatatgaCTGGTATCTAACCTTTAAATGCCCTTGGCTGTCTCCTGTTGCCACCAAATGGCCCTCGTTATCCCAACAGACAGCAGATACAAAATAAGAGCTGGCCTCCTCGTCTTTTACAGCATCTACTTTCTGGCAAAGTTTTGATTCGACATCCCAGATATATGCAGTCTTCTCCAAAGCAACCAAGATCCTGTTTGATTGTCCCCAGTCAAGTACATTGGTGTCTGGAgttacaaaaatgcattttcacagcAGGCCCAACAGAATGCGGTTTCACAAAAAAGCTCGAAAAGATAGAATAAAATGAAAGTGTAACTTACAGAAATCATTTCGGATTTTAGGCATATCAAGGATATTTTTAGGCGACGTAATCACTCGTCTTCTTGGCCTTTGTGAACAAAGTTTGAGATCATCTACAGGAACAGAacataatgtacatataatacacGTAGGTCAATTAATGTAATTTCAGGTTTTAACATGCAGAATTATAGATGATATCGTTCTGAAATGCAAGAATATCTTACTTTGAGTCTCTGGACTTTGACAGCGCGTTATCGGTAACACTCGTTTTTGTCCCGGGGTATCGAGAATTCCATCAAGAACATCACTATAGAGTCGTTGTCGATCATTGCTCCATGGCGACGGGTGCTTCTTCGTTTCACTGGGTGGACTCATCACCCGGGCGTGGGCGACATTGACATCAAGGTTGGGCCGATAGGGAATAAAACGGTCGAGTGTGTTTATCTTCGGAGAACACAACTCAGTGGCAGCCATTTCATCGTTTTTATGTGGACCTGTACAACATCAGTCATGCGTGGAGACTTTTGTATAACATATCGATATGTATTACCTACCCTTCAATGTAACGAGTTTAACTGATCTCACATCCGGTACATTCGTCCAATCTAAGGATCACTCCCAAAAGGGAtaatttcatattaaatattaaactgtaaatatcaactttgtaatacctgtacagtaaCACCCACACCTCCAAAAAACTGAGAAGTATATACATACTATATAACACTATAGCTCTACCGGAGGTCCTCTTTGAATGCATCGATAATTGAATTTTGAAACAGTCCCTTGCAATAGAATTCATATACTGGTGATCTCGAAATTTGCAAATGAAGACCCTCTGAATTATGACTTTGTTTGAGCTTGCCCAAATTTTTATACATAAAAGTACACTCTGACTGAAACTTTGTGGCGTTGAGTATGTAttggtatatatgtatttagcATCAAAATTGCGAGTATTTGGTAAAAGCTCTATCCAAacactatggagcgccaaattaacataaactcaaataattgaagatatcttcaattaattgaagatattgatgatat
This genomic window from Ostrea edulis chromosome 4, xbOstEdul1.1, whole genome shotgun sequence contains:
- the LOC125672276 gene encoding cell division cycle protein 20 homolog, producing the protein MAATELCSPKINTLDRFIPYRPNLDVNVAHARVMSPPSETKKHPSPWSNDRQRLYSDVLDGILDTPGQKRVLPITRCQSPETQNDLKLCSQRPRRRVITSPKNILDMPKIRNDFYTNVLDWGQSNRILVALEKTAYIWDVESKLCQKVDAVKDEEASSYFVSAVCWDNEGHLVATGDSQGHLKVFDPETEKTVRSVNGDGKTTVSVVKWRNNEIYTGDRKGGVFQYDVRCPTMAGRLVGHGQNVCGMALSDNSHDMVTGSNSGIVRLWDLRTHKCFRTIKAHSACAKALAWCPWRSSVIATGGGAQDGYIKLWQIHTGELISETSTKSQICGLLWSVEYQELASTHGSVTPENNDIVLWKMSRFQFEPLARLQQHLARPLHMALSPDGTTIASAGVDEIMCIWECFPGNREHHRKLSSSSLDLNQMIR
- the LOC125672232 gene encoding uncharacterized protein LOC125672232 isoform X2; its protein translation is MEYQRRYQQLAFVIILMSSCVVGLTESRTSTEENVYPLSLLEGKSWWNKRSIGNPVKRIGNKLSEDDCDCQTSLQIHRCYATNCAPRFLHCIRNTSNEHHYSVCQGGHNLCLSKCYRLEKDRF
- the LOC125672232 gene encoding uncharacterized protein LOC125672232 isoform X1, with the translated sequence MVILDVMEYQRRYQQLAFVIILMSSCVVGLTESRTSTEENVYPLSLLEGKSWWNKRSIGNPVKRIGNKLSEDDCDCQTSLQIHRCYATNCAPRFLHCIRNTSNEHHYSVCQGGHNLCLSKCYRLEKDRF
- the LOC125672232 gene encoding uncharacterized protein LOC125672232 isoform X3 codes for the protein MVILDVMEYQRRYQQLAFVIILMSSCVVGLTESRTSTEENVYPLSLLEGKSWWNKRSIGNPVKRIEPLDRLRPNLAQSILGKQTF